A single region of the Salicibibacter cibi genome encodes:
- a CDS encoding DUF6230 family protein, protein MANALNVSKKRLGMIGAAAGTGLIAVLLSLFISGSLFAAFPLAGIGGFTISADEIDGTDFSLYPTIGETEQNQEWAQAGVDLGTADIDGLVLSKNIDTEDALGAYGVNSVDVQVTSSGVVEGDNLNLMVSGIDAVDSQFGGLEVAEYYTDDPMDSFDLSAPDLLLEDAELNTHFLSADSIGIPGLQVQVISNTEDGSIGGF, encoded by the coding sequence ATGGCAAACGCGCTGAACGTTAGCAAGAAGCGTTTGGGAATGATTGGGGCTGCGGCAGGTACAGGGCTGATCGCAGTGTTATTGTCGTTGTTCATCTCAGGGTCGTTATTCGCTGCATTTCCGTTAGCCGGGATTGGCGGTTTTACGATTAGTGCCGATGAAATTGATGGGACAGATTTCTCGCTGTATCCGACAATTGGTGAAACGGAGCAAAACCAAGAATGGGCACAAGCGGGTGTTGATCTGGGGACCGCTGACATTGACGGCCTAGTCCTTTCCAAGAACATTGATACGGAAGATGCGCTTGGCGCTTATGGGGTCAATAGCGTTGATGTGCAAGTGACATCTTCAGGTGTCGTTGAAGGGGATAATCTAAATCTGATGGTATCCGGCATAGATGCTGTTGATTCTCAATTTGGAGGCCTGGAGGTCGCGGAATACTACACCGACGATCCGATGGATTCCTTTGACTTATCTGCACCGGATTTACTGCTTGAGGATGCAGAATTAAACACGCATTTCTTGTCCGCTGACAGCATCGGCATACCTGGCTTGCAGGTTCAGGTCATTTCTAACACGGAAGATGGAAGCATTGGAGGTTTTTAA
- a CDS encoding SCP2 sterol-binding domain-containing protein, which translates to MAKVKEIFDQINAGLKDDPSRAGGVEAVYQFNLSGDEAGTYQVVLKSGEGYAQEGEQETPDCTLTLDSEDFGKMAEGELNGTEAFMSGQLQIDGDMGLALRLQEVLEAYNAEQK; encoded by the coding sequence ATGGCAAAAGTAAAAGAGATTTTTGATCAAATAAACGCAGGTCTTAAGGATGATCCATCTCGGGCAGGAGGCGTAGAAGCTGTTTACCAGTTTAACTTGAGTGGAGATGAAGCCGGGACCTATCAGGTCGTTCTGAAATCCGGAGAAGGATACGCACAAGAAGGGGAACAAGAAACACCGGATTGCACGCTAACACTCGATTCCGAGGATTTCGGAAAAATGGCGGAAGGAGAACTGAACGGAACGGAAGCGTTTATGAGCGGGCAGTTGCAAATCGACGGAGACATGGGATTGGCATTGCGTCTCCAAGAAGTGTTGGAAGCGTACAACGCCGAGCAAAAATAA
- a CDS encoding acyl-CoA dehydrogenase family protein — MRHWIFTDEHELFRKTVRKFVANEMTPNVEQWEEDGEVPRSLFHRFGELGYLGIKFPEAYGGGDMDLVTAAVLTEEMARAGAGGVGASIGAHTNIALPVIANFGSHEQKEKYLAPGIKGEKIAALGISEPEAGSDVASMKTTATREGDYYVLNGSKTFITNGVNSDFAVIAAKTKEEPQHKNISFFIVEKGTEGFTTGKKLKKLGWRSSDTGELFFDHVNVPAENLIGEENKGFRYIMTNFQWERLVMALGCIGLADITLEAAVKYSKERTQFGRPIGKFQVLSHKMADMAVEIEKTKHLTYRALYLYENGEDALKETTMAKKYASEMINRVTDQAVQIHGGAGYMMEYPVQRYWRDGRIQSIGGGTTQVMNEILVKRLGIIN, encoded by the coding sequence ATGAGACACTGGATTTTTACAGACGAACATGAATTGTTTCGTAAAACGGTGCGAAAATTTGTTGCCAACGAAATGACGCCTAACGTCGAACAATGGGAAGAAGATGGGGAGGTTCCAAGAAGCTTATTTCACCGTTTCGGTGAACTCGGTTATCTCGGGATTAAATTTCCTGAAGCATACGGTGGAGGCGATATGGATCTCGTGACGGCAGCGGTTCTTACCGAGGAAATGGCTCGAGCGGGTGCGGGCGGTGTCGGGGCATCCATCGGGGCGCACACGAACATCGCGTTACCTGTCATCGCCAATTTTGGAAGTCATGAACAAAAAGAAAAATATCTAGCCCCGGGCATTAAAGGTGAAAAGATCGCAGCCCTTGGCATTAGCGAGCCAGAAGCAGGTTCTGATGTTGCTTCCATGAAGACGACCGCAACACGGGAAGGGGATTATTATGTGCTAAATGGATCCAAAACATTTATTACTAATGGGGTCAATTCGGATTTCGCAGTCATTGCTGCAAAAACAAAAGAAGAACCGCAGCATAAAAATATCAGTTTTTTTATTGTGGAAAAAGGAACGGAAGGCTTTACAACCGGAAAAAAGTTAAAAAAATTAGGTTGGCGGTCTTCAGACACAGGCGAGTTGTTTTTTGACCATGTGAACGTGCCTGCTGAGAATTTGATAGGCGAGGAAAACAAAGGTTTTCGCTATATTATGACTAATTTTCAATGGGAACGTCTCGTTATGGCGCTCGGCTGTATCGGCTTAGCGGATATAACGTTGGAAGCTGCGGTCAAATACAGCAAAGAGCGGACACAATTTGGTCGCCCCATCGGCAAATTTCAAGTGTTAAGCCATAAAATGGCAGACATGGCCGTGGAAATTGAAAAAACGAAACATTTAACCTACCGCGCGCTTTATCTCTATGAAAATGGCGAAGATGCACTTAAAGAAACAACCATGGCGAAAAAGTATGCCTCGGAAATGATTAATCGCGTGACGGATCAAGCCGTGCAAATTCATGGGGGTGCCGGTTATATGATGGAATACCCGGTGCAACGTTATTGGCGTGACGGAAGAATCCAATCAATCGGCGGCGGAACGACACAAGTCATGAATGAAATTTTGGTAAAACGGTTAGGGATCATAAATTGA
- a CDS encoding TetR/AcrR family transcriptional regulator yields the protein MISLLFHHQSYKDPQNKLLDAALHLYTGKGFRETSVLEVVERARVSKTTFYHFFNSKEDLLVQLFQSLLEEVLQEVRRTAELETHIAHKSFAGIRRYLEICNDHRPVARLLLVSSAGLSSAVEEVRHKAHVEFAIFIYESVRVEIEQEGLVSDDQIHTAAQAMVGAINEVVIHKIIVENKKNIDELAHLLNHIAIGAFTMLAENQMSFKGGMRL from the coding sequence ATGATTTCTCTGCTGTTCCATCATCAATCCTATAAAGATCCGCAAAATAAACTACTTGATGCTGCATTGCATTTATACACCGGAAAAGGGTTTAGAGAAACGTCGGTGTTGGAAGTTGTTGAACGGGCACGGGTGTCGAAAACGACATTTTATCATTTTTTCAACAGCAAAGAAGATTTGCTCGTCCAATTGTTTCAGTCTTTGCTTGAAGAAGTTTTGCAAGAGGTAAGACGAACAGCAGAACTAGAGACGCACATCGCTCATAAATCATTTGCCGGTATTCGCCGTTACCTGGAAATTTGCAACGATCATCGTCCCGTCGCCCGTCTTTTACTGGTTTCATCCGCAGGGTTGAGTTCGGCAGTCGAAGAGGTGCGACACAAAGCACACGTTGAATTCGCCATTTTTATCTATGAAAGTGTGCGAGTAGAAATTGAGCAGGAAGGATTGGTTTCCGACGACCAAATCCATACCGCAGCGCAAGCAATGGTAGGCGCCATTAATGAAGTCGTGATTCACAAAATTATCGTTGAGAATAAAAAAAACATCGATGAATTGGCGCATTTGTTAAACCATATTGCCATCGGAGCGTTTACGATGCTCGCGGAAAATCAAATGTCATTTAAAGGGGGGATGCGGTTGTAA
- a CDS encoding DUF6230 family protein, with product MGNALQISKKRLGIIASAAGAGLTALLLSLFLSGSLFAAFPIAGVGGFTISADEIEGADFELYPVLGETEENPVWAQAAVELGTAAIDGLVLSKNINTEDALGAYGVNSVDVQVTSSGVVEGDELSLRVSGIDSEDSQFAGLQVQEHYTDNPLNVIDLEAPELTLDNPELNTHFLSAQSIGIPGLQVQVISNTDDGSIGGF from the coding sequence ATGGGGAACGCATTACAGATTAGCAAAAAACGTTTAGGGATTATAGCGAGTGCGGCAGGAGCGGGGCTCACGGCGTTGTTGCTTTCGTTGTTCCTGTCTGGTTCGTTATTTGCCGCATTTCCAATCGCGGGGGTTGGTGGCTTTACGATCAGCGCTGATGAAATTGAAGGAGCGGATTTCGAACTGTACCCGGTCCTCGGTGAAACGGAGGAGAACCCGGTGTGGGCTCAAGCCGCTGTTGAATTGGGAACGGCTGCCATCGATGGATTAGTATTATCGAAAAACATTAACACCGAAGATGCGCTTGGGGCTTATGGGGTCAATAGTGTGGATGTGCAAGTGACATCTTCAGGCGTTGTCGAAGGGGATGAATTAAGTCTGCGCGTATCGGGCATTGACTCCGAAGACTCGCAATTTGCAGGATTGCAAGTACAGGAGCATTACACCGATAATCCTCTCAATGTCATTGATTTGGAAGCGCCCGAACTAACCCTTGACAATCCGGAATTAAATACGCATTTCTTGTCTGCGCAAAGCATCGGAATCCCGGGCTTGCAAGTTCAAGTCATCTCTAACACGGATGATGGGAGCATCGGGGGCTTTTAA
- a CDS encoding AMP-binding protein produces MMDISVVNRVAIGDIIRRSARRFPEKPSLIEDERILTFKELDEMCNRFANYLLDSDLVKGDKVATICGNSIEHAVVSYATAKAGMIWVPINPGVGLDEKTYILNETEPKLLIGDAAFIKRSFNELSKLCPFILFADEDSHGAGNTVQYVLEHQDQSEPDVHIEDRDVAQIMYTSGTTGNPKGVMISHLSVYISSLGNIIESGYKQNSVALAMMPMFHCAQHAMLTTSLHHGNTIVILKGFDPEVFMQTVEKHRVTGMLALPLMYRVLLDHPKRAQYDLSSLEKCMYAMAPMDKTTLERLIEAFDADFFLGTGQTEMYPATMMFKPEEQLRRFGSYWGESSLLVDTAIMDDNGSVVPDGEVGEIVHRGPTVMNGYFNKEEATEKSREFDWHHTGDLGYWDPDGQMVFVDRKKDMIKTGGENVASIKVEETLFLYPKVANASVAGLPHEHWIEAITAFVTPKPGESVTEREIIDHCAEHLGFFQVPKSVIFLQQLPATTTGKVKKNVLREEYKNHYLQAPSH; encoded by the coding sequence ATGATGGACATTTCTGTTGTGAATCGCGTGGCGATTGGAGATATTATCCGCAGGAGCGCGCGCCGTTTTCCGGAAAAGCCGTCTCTGATAGAAGATGAACGGATCTTGACTTTTAAAGAACTCGATGAGATGTGTAATCGGTTTGCCAATTATTTGCTTGATAGTGACTTGGTGAAAGGGGATAAGGTTGCCACGATTTGCGGCAACTCCATTGAACACGCCGTTGTCTCTTATGCCACGGCTAAAGCAGGGATGATTTGGGTGCCGATCAACCCAGGCGTTGGACTGGACGAGAAAACGTATATCCTAAACGAAACAGAGCCGAAACTATTGATCGGTGATGCCGCATTCATCAAACGTTCGTTTAATGAATTATCCAAACTTTGCCCATTCATTCTGTTCGCTGATGAAGATTCCCATGGTGCGGGAAATACCGTTCAATATGTTTTGGAACATCAGGATCAATCAGAACCCGATGTCCATATCGAAGACCGGGATGTGGCGCAAATCATGTACACGAGTGGAACGACCGGCAACCCCAAAGGGGTGATGATCAGTCACTTATCGGTTTATATTTCCAGCTTGGGAAACATTATTGAAAGCGGTTATAAGCAGAATTCCGTAGCTCTTGCTATGATGCCTATGTTCCATTGTGCCCAACATGCGATGCTGACGACGTCATTGCATCACGGCAATACGATTGTCATTTTAAAGGGATTTGACCCGGAAGTGTTTATGCAAACAGTGGAGAAACACAGGGTGACGGGAATGCTTGCCCTGCCCCTCATGTATCGGGTGTTGCTCGATCATCCGAAACGGGCGCAATATGATTTAAGCTCATTGGAAAAATGCATGTATGCCATGGCACCGATGGATAAGACGACACTTGAGCGGCTCATTGAAGCCTTTGATGCAGATTTCTTCCTTGGAACAGGACAAACGGAAATGTATCCCGCGACCATGATGTTCAAACCTGAAGAGCAATTGAGGCGATTCGGTTCTTATTGGGGCGAATCTTCTCTGCTTGTCGACACAGCTATTATGGATGATAATGGAAGCGTTGTTCCCGATGGGGAAGTTGGCGAAATCGTCCACCGCGGCCCGACGGTGATGAATGGGTATTTTAATAAGGAAGAAGCAACGGAAAAAAGCCGGGAATTTGATTGGCACCACACAGGTGACCTCGGTTACTGGGATCCGGACGGACAAATGGTGTTTGTCGATCGTAAAAAAGATATGATCAAAACCGGCGGAGAAAACGTTGCATCGATAAAAGTGGAAGAAACACTCTTTTTATATCCAAAAGTGGCCAATGCGTCTGTTGCCGGTCTGCCCCATGAGCATTGGATCGAAGCGATTACCGCTTTTGTCACTCCAAAGCCGGGCGAAAGCGTTACCGAGCGGGAGATTATCGACCATTGCGCTGAACATTTGGGTTTTTTTCAGGTCCCCAAATCCGTGATTTTTTTACAGCAGTTGCCCGCGACAACAACGGGAAAAGTGAAAAAGAATGTATTGCGCGAAGAATATAAAAATCACTATCTCCAAGCCCCTTCGCATTAA
- a CDS encoding acyl-CoA dehydrogenase family protein produces MISFSPTEDETAFVDVAEGFAKDVIRPKARECEKHRAVDEAIIAKAEEIGVASLEFPESWDGLELPLISQVQMFQTLSYGDLGIVQGLPGAGDAASIIRIAEKNPVLETYKEAGRGRSWPNVAFIDAFDLGQPWAEELQISKNGDGYTLYGVSRPVRLGVGAEYVVVAAVDTDNEPVVLWLHNTLGGDRWTAAEGDYRLGLLSAGLARLQFNHAEAHANEVIATGDEARRLITGAQTRIRILQAAKAVGLMQAALEYATEYTAERKAFGKTIAQFQGVSFKIAEMAIETKIANHLVLEAATKADADKNDAVEMSLRALYRAHRSSLFVTDAAVQLLGGHGFVDEFPVEKWARDAQAQASLYGREHDLLTRRGEQIVNGATGAKKGVLQ; encoded by the coding sequence TTGATCTCATTTTCGCCTACCGAAGATGAAACAGCATTCGTTGATGTTGCCGAAGGATTTGCGAAAGACGTTATTCGCCCCAAGGCAAGGGAGTGTGAAAAACATCGAGCAGTTGATGAAGCGATTATCGCGAAAGCGGAGGAGATTGGCGTAGCCTCCCTTGAATTTCCCGAAAGTTGGGATGGACTTGAATTGCCTTTAATTTCCCAGGTGCAAATGTTTCAAACCCTCAGTTACGGGGACTTGGGAATTGTGCAAGGCTTGCCGGGCGCCGGCGATGCGGCCTCTATCATTCGGATTGCGGAAAAAAACCCAGTGCTTGAAACTTATAAGGAAGCAGGACGGGGAAGGTCTTGGCCGAATGTTGCGTTCATTGATGCCTTTGATCTCGGACAACCGTGGGCCGAGGAGTTACAAATCAGCAAAAATGGCGATGGTTATACGTTATACGGTGTTTCCCGCCCTGTACGTTTGGGCGTAGGCGCCGAATATGTGGTTGTGGCCGCTGTTGATACAGACAATGAACCGGTAGTGTTATGGCTCCATAATACGCTGGGAGGTGACCGTTGGACGGCAGCAGAAGGAGATTATCGCCTCGGACTGCTGAGCGCAGGCCTTGCCAGGCTTCAATTTAATCATGCCGAGGCGCACGCTAATGAAGTTATCGCCACAGGCGATGAAGCCCGAAGATTGATTACCGGGGCGCAAACGCGCATTCGGATATTACAGGCAGCAAAAGCTGTTGGCTTAATGCAAGCCGCGCTCGAGTATGCCACGGAATACACAGCGGAGCGCAAGGCGTTCGGCAAAACGATCGCGCAATTTCAAGGGGTTTCATTTAAAATCGCGGAAATGGCGATTGAAACGAAAATTGCAAATCACCTCGTTTTGGAAGCGGCAACAAAAGCGGACGCAGACAAGAACGATGCCGTTGAGATGTCATTGCGGGCATTATATCGCGCCCATCGTTCCTCGCTTTTCGTTACGGACGCAGCTGTGCAACTCCTCGGTGGCCATGGATTTGTCGATGAATTCCCGGTGGAGAAATGGGCACGTGACGCCCAGGCACAAGCCAGTCTGTATGGCAGGGAGCATGATTTGCTTACTCGCCGCGGCGAACAGATTGTAAATGGAGCAACAGGGGCGAAGAAGGGAGTTTTGCAATGA
- a CDS encoding AtuA-related protein: MSTIQLKNVAQARSGDKGNKVDLGLFVNDKELYDVLLQQVTVEKVKDHFQGLVFGDVYRYELPNILALKFVCEDALNGGGSASLRIDNLGKTFGSALLRMNIEVSDELLEKLQANAKVFN, translated from the coding sequence ATGTCGACCATCCAGTTAAAAAATGTTGCGCAAGCTAGGTCTGGAGACAAAGGTAATAAAGTTGATCTCGGACTTTTCGTTAATGATAAAGAACTTTACGATGTATTGCTTCAACAGGTCACTGTAGAAAAAGTAAAAGATCATTTCCAAGGACTGGTCTTTGGTGATGTTTACCGTTATGAGCTGCCCAACATTTTAGCGTTAAAATTTGTGTGTGAAGACGCATTGAATGGGGGAGGCTCAGCGTCGCTACGAATCGATAATTTGGGGAAAACATTTGGGTCCGCTCTCTTGCGCATGAACATCGAGGTTTCAGATGAGTTATTGGAAAAATTGCAAGCAAACGCAAAAGTATTCAACTAA
- a CDS encoding MBL fold metallo-hydrolase gives MASAMHNDKAIKKSKHDQVEIIKISVNPYFPLISVYLYYIDGLLIDTGPSKRRKRLIPLFRSWELERVAITHYHEDHSGMASWIARNTTAEIFVHEKTIPIAQETAQVPWYQEFFTGRRLPFSAKAYPNVIETSKYRFYPMETPGHTNDHVCIFEPKNGWLFTGDLYITPYPKVFLKEESISAYIETLHKLNRFEYQTVFCAHEGVIRNGKEMMNRKLEYLEKTRDEVVRMHRMGWRDRTIMKKLFPDKVKLEQRSFGTFSRLNMIRSCIREQ, from the coding sequence GTGGCGTCGGCGATGCATAACGATAAAGCAATAAAAAAAAGTAAGCACGATCAAGTTGAAATCATAAAAATATCGGTCAATCCATATTTTCCTTTAATATCTGTCTATCTCTACTATATTGACGGACTGCTTATTGATACCGGGCCAAGCAAAAGACGGAAGCGTTTGATCCCCCTTTTCCGTTCATGGGAGCTCGAGCGGGTAGCGATAACCCATTACCATGAGGATCACTCGGGGATGGCATCATGGATCGCGCGTAACACGACAGCGGAGATATTCGTACATGAAAAAACGATTCCGATCGCGCAGGAGACAGCACAAGTGCCATGGTATCAAGAATTTTTCACCGGACGCCGCCTCCCATTCAGTGCCAAAGCCTACCCGAATGTGATTGAAACGTCCAAATACCGCTTTTACCCGATGGAGACGCCCGGTCATACCAATGATCACGTCTGTATATTTGAACCGAAAAATGGTTGGCTGTTTACCGGCGATCTCTATATCACCCCCTATCCAAAGGTTTTTTTGAAGGAAGAATCGATCTCTGCATACATCGAAACATTGCACAAATTGAATCGTTTCGAATATCAGACCGTGTTTTGTGCTCATGAGGGTGTCATCCGCAACGGAAAAGAAATGATGAATCGCAAACTGGAGTATTTAGAGAAAACCCGAGATGAGGTTGTACGCATGCATCGAATGGGATGGAGAGACCGAACGATCATGAAGAAACTGTTTCCCGACAAAGTGAAGCTGGAACAACGGTCTTTCGGCACATTTTCACGGTTGAATATGATCCGTTCTTGTATTCGAGAACAATAA
- a CDS encoding class I adenylate-forming enzyme family protein: protein MNLSKIWRDNIDEYGEYPILIYEGEAYTNVHLDEASSQLAHALRDMGVEKGDQVVVTMPNCPEVVVAFGGVIKNGSAVVPVMPLLQTQELRYILDDCTPKVVLTTNTLFSKVQEASKDLASPPQIFTLEESEQENALQAAMQKAPATAPDGHIHEDDDAALLYTAGTTGAPKGVMLSHKNLYSNAVAASKKAEILKLKTGRVSLSILPFSHAFGYTMMNVAFMLGDKNVLLPYFEPVKVLEAIEKYKVTHSAMVPAMFHALYNHPDADKYDTSTFFACISGSAALPKPIAEGFQKKFGCLVLEGYGLSEAAPIVTATDPRQKIKPGSVGQPLPDIEVAVVDEHDQRLPANEVGELIVSGPNVLKGYHGKPEETEKILKDGWLYTGDMARIDEENYVFIVDRKKDVIIRGGFNIYPKDLEELLLSHSEVSEAGVIGIPSEKMGEEVGAYVVKKRGSDIKDEELIAFCQEHLAKYKTPRFLKIVGYLPKNVIGKIDKKQLREWAKDFHATSK, encoded by the coding sequence ATGAATTTAAGCAAAATATGGCGTGATAACATTGATGAGTACGGAGAGTATCCAATTCTTATCTATGAAGGGGAAGCGTATACAAATGTGCACTTGGATGAAGCTTCTTCGCAATTGGCGCACGCGTTAAGGGACATGGGTGTGGAAAAGGGCGACCAAGTCGTTGTCACGATGCCGAATTGCCCCGAAGTTGTTGTCGCATTTGGCGGTGTCATAAAAAACGGATCGGCGGTTGTCCCGGTAATGCCGCTTTTGCAGACACAAGAACTTCGTTATATATTGGATGACTGCACGCCCAAAGTTGTTTTGACGACAAACACGCTTTTTTCCAAAGTGCAGGAAGCAAGCAAAGATCTCGCATCACCGCCGCAAATTTTTACATTGGAAGAATCGGAACAAGAAAACGCTCTGCAAGCAGCCATGCAAAAAGCGCCGGCAACGGCACCCGATGGGCACATTCATGAAGATGACGATGCCGCACTTTTGTACACCGCAGGAACAACCGGTGCTCCGAAAGGGGTTATGCTGTCGCATAAAAATTTGTATTCCAACGCGGTGGCTGCTTCAAAAAAAGCAGAAATTCTTAAACTTAAAACGGGACGGGTTAGCCTAAGTATCTTGCCTTTTTCACACGCATTCGGGTATACGATGATGAATGTCGCGTTCATGCTCGGGGATAAAAATGTCCTCTTGCCTTATTTTGAACCTGTGAAAGTGCTGGAAGCAATTGAAAAATACAAAGTCACCCATTCAGCGATGGTGCCCGCTATGTTTCATGCCTTATACAATCATCCTGACGCAGACAAATATGATACGTCGACATTTTTTGCCTGTATTTCCGGTTCGGCAGCACTTCCGAAGCCTATCGCCGAAGGATTTCAAAAGAAATTTGGCTGCCTCGTTTTGGAAGGGTATGGATTATCGGAAGCGGCGCCAATCGTGACGGCTACCGATCCAAGGCAGAAAATCAAGCCGGGATCCGTCGGGCAGCCACTACCGGATATTGAAGTTGCGGTCGTAGATGAACATGACCAGCGGTTGCCTGCCAATGAAGTCGGAGAGTTGATTGTTTCTGGTCCCAACGTACTGAAAGGGTACCACGGAAAACCGGAAGAAACCGAAAAAATCCTGAAAGACGGCTGGTTATACACAGGGGATATGGCCAGGATCGATGAGGAAAACTATGTTTTCATTGTCGACCGCAAAAAGGATGTCATTATTCGCGGAGGCTTCAATATCTATCCGAAAGATCTGGAAGAGCTGTTATTGAGCCATTCCGAGGTGTCTGAGGCGGGTGTGATCGGTATTCCCTCTGAAAAAATGGGTGAAGAAGTTGGCGCCTATGTAGTGAAAAAACGAGGATCTGACATAAAAGATGAGGAGCTTATCGCTTTTTGCCAAGAACATTTGGCGAAGTACAAAACGCCTAGATTTTTGAAAATCGTCGGCTACCTTCCTAAAAATGTGATCGGAAAAATAGATAAAAAGCAACTTCGCGAATGGGCGAAGGATTTTCATGCCACATCAAAATAA
- a CDS encoding DUF6114 domain-containing protein, with product MAFGISVAPMLLLPGSGLMWAGLIFGLFMVMLSFVSLTKPELNVFTGSSIIIFSILSFIGAAGGLIIGGLLGIAGGILIAAWNGSVPKKDDYDEMEEGSQDISSASPHTVNG from the coding sequence TTGGCTTTCGGCATCAGTGTAGCTCCTATGCTATTGTTGCCGGGAAGCGGTTTAATGTGGGCCGGGCTGATTTTTGGTTTGTTCATGGTCATGTTATCTTTTGTAAGTTTGACTAAGCCGGAGTTGAATGTGTTTACAGGGTCCTCGATCATTATTTTCTCCATTCTGTCCTTTATCGGTGCGGCCGGGGGATTAATCATCGGAGGGCTGCTTGGCATCGCAGGCGGTATACTAATTGCGGCCTGGAATGGTTCTGTTCCGAAAAAGGATGATTATGACGAAATGGAAGAAGGATCACAAGATATCTCCTCTGCTTCCCCGCATACAGTAAATGGGTAA
- a CDS encoding acyl-CoA dehydrogenase family protein, with product MSYWKNCKQTQKYSTKKEMSAITRQPYFTEEHEKMRKTIRKFVKEELRPHADEWEEAGEFPRDIFKRMGDLGFLGLYYPEEVGGQGGDYFMALVFAEEMHACGSGGVSMATAVQTDMATPPILKFGTKDQHERFLKPALKGEKMASIGISEPNHGSDVASIETRARREGDEWVINGAKTYITNGPRADFITLVTRTSDEPGYKGISLFLVESDRPGFSVSKKLDKVGMRASDTAELIFEDVRVPHENLLGVEGQGFYQIMWELQGERLISAAGAVAGAEHTYNQVLDYAKNRKQFGRPIVDNQVIAHLFAEMATEIELCREMTYATAYRFQQGEVPTKEISITKLACSQMAHWVADRALQIYGGNGYMEEYPAARSWRDSRLARIGAGTDEVMKQIIAKQIGL from the coding sequence ATGAGTTATTGGAAAAATTGCAAGCAAACGCAAAAGTATTCAACTAAAAAGGAGATGAGCGCGATCACACGTCAACCATATTTTACAGAAGAGCATGAAAAAATGCGAAAAACAATACGAAAATTCGTAAAAGAGGAACTCAGGCCCCATGCGGATGAATGGGAGGAAGCAGGTGAGTTCCCCCGCGATATCTTTAAGAGAATGGGGGACTTAGGTTTTCTCGGCTTATACTACCCTGAGGAAGTCGGCGGCCAGGGCGGCGATTATTTTATGGCGCTTGTTTTTGCCGAGGAGATGCATGCCTGCGGAAGCGGCGGTGTTTCCATGGCAACGGCCGTACAGACCGATATGGCGACACCGCCGATCCTTAAATTCGGGACGAAAGATCAGCATGAGCGGTTTTTGAAACCGGCTTTGAAAGGCGAAAAAATGGCATCCATCGGTATATCGGAGCCGAACCACGGATCGGATGTGGCGTCCATTGAGACTCGGGCAAGAAGAGAAGGCGATGAATGGGTCATTAATGGTGCGAAGACGTACATTACAAACGGACCGCGCGCTGACTTTATTACATTGGTCACCCGAACATCGGATGAACCGGGTTATAAGGGCATCAGTTTATTTCTCGTTGAATCGGATCGCCCAGGTTTTTCTGTCAGCAAAAAATTGGATAAGGTCGGCATGCGCGCATCGGACACGGCAGAACTGATTTTCGAAGATGTCAGAGTTCCCCATGAAAATTTGTTGGGCGTGGAAGGTCAAGGGTTTTATCAGATTATGTGGGAACTGCAAGGAGAGCGTTTAATCAGCGCCGCGGGAGCTGTTGCCGGAGCCGAACATACCTATAACCAGGTGCTTGACTATGCGAAAAATCGCAAGCAATTCGGTCGTCCGATCGTAGACAATCAAGTGATCGCCCATCTGTTCGCAGAAATGGCAACGGAAATCGAGCTGTGCCGTGAAATGACCTATGCCACCGCCTATCGATTTCAACAGGGAGAAGTGCCAACGAAAGAAATATCGATCACAAAACTGGCTTGTTCACAAATGGCTCACTGGGTCGCGGATCGTGCCTTGCAAATCTACGGTGGAAACGGTTACATGGAAGAATATCCGGCCGCACGTTCCTGGCGTGATTCCCGCCTGGCTCGAATCGGAGCCGGCACCGATGAAGTCATGAAACAAATTATAGCGAAACAAATCGGTTTATAA